The segment ATCGGGTGCAGGCCACGGCCGAACCGCGTGGAACATGCCGTGGGCGGCGGCCGTCTCGCCGCTGAGCCCGCAGGTCAGGAAGCCTTCGCGACCGGCTCCAGGACCGCCACGCACTCCACGTGGTGCGTCATCGGGAACAGGTCGAACGCCCGCAGGAACCGCACGCGGTAGCCGCCGGTGGCGAAGTAGGCGATGTCGCGGGCAAGGGCTGCCGGGTCGCAGGCGACGTAGGCGATGCGGCGGGCGCCGAGGGAGGCGAGGTGGGCGACGGTGGACTTGCCGGCGCCGGCGCGCGGGGGGTCGAGGACGATGAGGTCGGCCTGGGTGATGCCGGTGCGGGGGAGGACGGATTCGACCTTGCCGTGCTCGATGCGGACGCGGTCGAGGTCGGCGAGGTTGTGGCGGGCGTCCTCGACGGCTCGCTTGCCGGATTCGATGCCGAGGACGGCGCCGGTGTCGCCGACGCGCTCGGCGATGGCGCCGGCGAAGAGGCCGACTCCGCAGTAGAGGTCGAGGGCGGTCTCGCCCTTACGCGGGGTGAGGCCCTGCATGACGGCCTCGACGAGGAGGTCGGGCGCCTTCGTGTGGACCTGCCAGAAGCCGCCGGAGCCGACCCGCCAGGTGCGGTCCTCGGCGCGCTCGCGGACGAAGCCGCGGCCGTGGACGCGGTGGACGCCGTCCTGCTCGTCGACGCGCATGACGGAGACCGGGCGGTCGAGCTCGACGAGGGGAAGGCGGCCGCCGGGCTTGGGGGTGAGGATGACCTGGCGGTCGTTGGAGCCGGTGGCGGCGATGGCCTCCACGCTCTCGATGCCGGGCCATTCGCGGGACTCGATGCCGAGCTCGCTGATGCCGGGGGCGGCGATGAGGCAGCGGTCGACGGGCTCTACGTCGTGGGAGCGGTGGCGGCGGAGCCCCGCGCGGCCGTCGTCGTCGACCGCGTACTGCACGCGCGTGCGCCAGGCGGGGACCTCGCCCTTGGGCAGCTTGTCGCCGGGGACGGGCTCCACCGTGCTGTTCCAGCCGACGTCCTCCGGGGTGAGGCCGGCGAGGCGGTCGAGCTGCTCGGTGATGACCTGGACCTTCAGGCGGCGCTGGGCGCCGGGCGAGGCGTGCTGCCAGTCGCAGCCGCCGCACTTGCCGGGGCCGGAGAAGGGGCAGGGCGCCTCGACGCGGTCGGCGGAGGCCTCCAGGATCTCGACGGCGTCGGCGCGCAGGAAGCGCGAGTCGGGGCCGCCCTCGGTGACCTGGGCGATCACGCGCTCGCCTGGGAGCGCGTGCCGTACGAACAGCACCTGGGCCCGGTCATGTCCCGGAAGGACGGTCCGGGCGATGCAGTGGCCGCCGTGCGCCACCGGGCCGACCTCGACCTCGTAGCGCTCGCCGACCAGGGCGTCGGCCTCAGGAGCCTTCGTACGGTGCTGCATGACGGAACCAGGCTCCAAGCGGGGGGGGCGGCAGTGGCGGGGTGGCGGGACGACAGCTCACCAGTCTACGTCCCGCCGCCCCTCCCCGATCACCGCTTGTCGCTGGTGGCCTTCGGCCGCCCGGGCCGCCCGGCCTCGCCACGCCGCACCGAGCCCGGGGCGTTCCACTCGGCGCCCCGGCGCTGCCGCAGCTTGGCCCGCTCGGAGGACTCCAGCTGCCACGGCACCGAGGTGACCATGACGCCGGGGGTGAACAGCAGCCGCCCCTTGAGCCGCAGGGCGCTCTGGTTGTGCAGCAGGTGCTCGTACCAGTGGCCGACCACGTACTCCGGGATGTAGACGGAGACGACATCGCGGGGGCTGGCCCGCCGCAGGCTCTTGACGTACTCGATGATCGGCCGGGTGATCTCGCGGTAGGGCGAGTCCAGCACCTTCAGGGGTACGTCGATGCCGCGCCGGTGCCATTCCGCCTGGAGCGCCTTGGTGTCGGCGGGGTCGACGTTGATGCTGAGCGCCTCCAGCGTGTCCGAGCGGAAGAGCTTGGCGTAGGACAGCGCGCGCAGCGTCGGCTTGTGGACCTTGGAGACCAGCACGATGGAGTGCACCCGGGAGGGCAGGACGGTCTCCTCGCCGTCATCCTCGGTGGCGGCCAGCTCACCGGCGACGCGGTCGTAGTGGCGGCGGATGGCGGTCATGATCGCGTAGAAGATGACCATGCCGAGCACCGCGACCCACGCGCCGTGCGTGAACTTCGTCAGCAGCACGATGATCAGCACGAGGCCGGTGAAGAAGGCGCCGAAGGTGTTGATCGCGCGGGAGCGGATCATGCGGCGGCGCCCGGCCGGGTCGGTCTCGGTGCGCAGGTGGCGGTTCCAGTGCCGGACCATGCCGATCTGGCTGAGGGTGAAGGAGACGAAGACGCCGACGATGTAGAGCTGGATGAGCCGGGTGGAGTCCGCGCCGTAGAGGTAGACCAGGACGGCGGCGAAGCCGGCCAGCAGCACGATGCCGTTGCTGAAGGCGAGCCGGTCGCCGCGGGTGTGCAGCTGGCGCGGCAGGTAGCGGTCCTGGGCGAGGATCGAGCCGAGCACCGGGAAGCCGTTGTACGCGGTGTTGGCAGCCAGGAAGAGGACGAGGGCGGTGACGGCGGCCAGGAAGACGAACGGGATCGAGCCGTTGCCGAAGACCGCTGCCGCGACCTGCGCGATGACGGGGTCCTGGGTGAAGGATTCCCCGACCGGAACGCCGTTGTTCAGGAGGTCCGTGGCCGGGTTCTCCGCCATGCGCACGCCGGTGTTGATGGCCAGCGCGATGATGCCGCAGAACATGGTGACGGCCAGCACGCCCATCGCGGCCAGCGTCGTGGCGGCGTTCTTGGACTTGGGCTTGCGGAAGGCGGGCACGCCGTTGCTGATCGCCTCGACGCCGGTCAGGGCGGCGCAGCCGGAGGAGAAGGCCCGCAGCAGCAGGAAGAGCAGCGCGAAACCGGCCAGCCCGGATTGCTCGGCCTTGATCGTGTAGCCGGCCGTCGGGGCGTGCATGTCGTCGCCGGTGGCGATGCGGAAGATGCCCCAGGCGATCATGGCGAAGACACCGAGGACGAACGCGTACGTCGGGATGGCGAAGATGGAGCCCGACTCCCGTACGCCGCGCAGATTCATCAGCATCAGTACGACGATCATCCCGACCGCGCCCAGCACCTTGTGCTCGACGAAGAACGGCACGGCCGAGCCGAGGTTCTCCACGCCGGAGGCGACCGACACCGCCACGGTCAGGACGTAGTCGACGAGCAGCGCGCTGGCGACGGTGAGCCCGGCGCGCGGGCCGAGGTTGGTCGTGGCGACCTCGTAGTCGCCGCCGCCGGAGGGATAGGCGTGCACGTTCTGCCGGTACGAGGCCACCACGGTGAACATCAGTACGACGACGGCGACCGCGATCCACGGGCTGAAGTGATAGGCCGACACACCGGCGATGGACAGGACCAGCAGGACCTCACCCGGTGCGTACGCGACGGAGGACAGCGGGTCGGAGGCGAAGACGGGCAGCGCGAGCCGCTTGGGGAGAAGCGTTTCCCCGAGCTTGTCGCTGCGCAGCGCCCGGCCGATCAGGATCCGTTTCGGCAAGTCGGTCAGTTTGGACACCCCGCGATGTTAAGGGTTCGTCAAGATGCGCACGTACCCGGGACTCCCTACCGCAGTACCTCCGTGTGTAGCTTTGGCCCGGGTCTGAGAACCTGTAAAGAGCTCAGCAAAACCAGCCAAAGCAGTTGACAGCCGGAAGGACGGTCGTGCACGTCGTCATCATGGGTTGCGGGAGGGTGGGCTCCACTCTTGCGCACTCCCTCGAACAGCAAGGTCATACGGTCGCCGTGATCGACCAGGACCCGACGGCCTTCCGCCGCCTGGGCGCCGGGTTCAGCGGCCGCCGGGTGACCGGCATCGGGTTCGACCAGGACACACTGCGCGAGGCCGGGATCGAGGAGGCGGGAGCCTTCGCGGCCGTCAGCAGCGGCGACAACTCCAACATCATCGCGGCCCGGGTGGCCCGCGAGATGTTCGGCATCGAGAATGTCGCGGCCCGTATCTACGACCCCCGGCGCGCCGAGGTCTACCAGCGCCTCGGCATCCCCACCGTGGCCACCGTGCGGTGGACCGCGGACCAGATGCTCCGCCGGCTGCTGCCGTCCGGGGCCGAGCCCCTGTGGCGCGACCCCAGCGGCGGGGTGCAGCTCGCAGAGGTGCACATCTCCCCCGCATGGATCGGCCACAAGGTCAGCAAGCTCCAGGAGGAGACAGGGGTGCGTGTGGCGTTCCTCACCCGGCTGGGAGAGGCCATGCTGCCCAGCTCCCAGACGGTGCTCCAGGAAGGTGACCTGGTGCACGTCATGATGCGTACCGACGAGGTCGAACAGGTCGAGGCGACGTTCGCCAAGGGCCCTGAGGAGGGTCACTGATGAGAGTCGCCATCGCCGGGGCCGGCGCGGTGGGCCGCTCGATCGCGGCCGAGCTGCTGGAGAACGGTCACGAGGTCCTGCTCGTCGACAAGAACCCCAGCTCCATCTCCGTGGAACGGGTCCCGCAGGCCGAGTGGCTGCTCGCCGACGCCTGCGAGATCACCTCGCTGGACGAGGCGGCGCTGCAGCGCTGCAACGTCGTCATCGCCGCCACCGGGGACGACAAGGTCAATCTCGTCGTCTCGCTGCTGGCCAAGACCGAGTACGGGGTGCCCCGGGTCGTCGCCCGGGTCAACAACCCCAAGAACGAGTGGCTGTTCAACGAGGCCTGGGGCGTGGACGTCGCCGTCTCCACCCCGCGCCTGATGTCGGCCCTGGTCGAGGAGGCCGTCAGCGTCGGCGACCTCGTACGCCTGATGCGCTTCAGCCAGGGCGACGCCAACCTCGTCGAGCTGACCCTGCCGCCCGAGGCCGCCCTCGTCGGCACCCGGGTCGGCGACGTCGAGTGGCCACTGGACACCTCGCTGGTCACCATCATCCGTGGCCACCGGGTGCTCACCCCGTCCAAGGACGACGCCCTGGAGGCGGGTGACGAGCTGCTGTTCGTCGCGGCCCCGCACCGGGAGGAGCAGCTGGAGGACCTGCTGTCGCTCCAGCGCAACGGCTCCGCCGAGAGCTGACGCGTACGGAACGGGGCCGGGCCCGGACCATCAGGTCCGGGCCCGGCCCCTTATTCGTGCGGGACTCAGTTCGCGGCGGCTTCCTTACGGGCGGCCTCCGCCTCCTTCTCGGCGGCTTCGGCCGCCTCCATCTCCGCGATCACGTCGATCGGCGGCGGGGCCTTGGCCAGGAAGACCCAGGTCAGGTAGACGCAGAGCAGGAAGGGCGGGATGCCGAGGGCGACCTTGACCCAGCCGAGCTGCGTGGCGTTGCCCCACAGGTAGAGCGGGAAGAGGATCGCCGACTTGGCGAGCAGGATGATGCCCCAGGCCCAGGTGGCCTTGGTGTAGGCGACCCGGCGGCCGGGGTTGCGGTCCCGCCAGGAGAGGTTCTCCTTGAGGATCGGGCCGAGCAGCAGCCCGATCAGCGGGAAGCCCGCCATGGCGGAGACCACGTAGGCGACGGCCAGCCCGAGCGTGTAGAGCATGCCGGGGAGGTAGAAGTTCTTGGCGTTGCCGGACATCATCGCGAAGACGACGCCGAAGGCGACTCCGAACACCCCGCTGAAGGCGTGCTTGAGGGTCTGCTTCTTCGCCAGGCGCGCCAGCGCCAGCACCAGGCTGAGCCCCAGCGCCGCGATGCCGGCGATGTGGATGTCCCGGTTGATCGTGTAGATCGTGACGAAGACCAGGCCGGGCACGGTGGTGTCCACCATGCCCCACACCCCGCCGAACGCCTCCAGGAGCGCATGGTCGGCGGCCGCCCTGGAGGCGGCCGCGTCATGCTCCGGCTCGGCCCCCGCCTCGCTCTGGGACTCGGTCCGCTTTTCGATCGACGCCACGCTTACTCCTGTCCGACCGGACGCAACTCGTACTTGGGGTTGAACAGCACCGGCCGGCCGCGGTTCATGGAGATCCGCCCCGACGCGATGATCCTTCGGCCCGGCTCTATGCCCACGATGCTGCGGCGGCCCAGCCAGACGACGTCCAGCGCCGCGGAGCCGTCGAACAGCTCCGCCTCCAGCGCCGGCACACCGGCACGGGGCCGCAGCGTCACGGCGCGCAGTGTACCGGTCACGCTCACTATCTGGCGGTCGTGGCAGTCGCAGATGCGCGTGCACCCGGTCGCCAGGGCGTCCTCCTGCAGCTCCTCGGAGTGCAGTTCCTCCTGGGTCGAGGACAGGCGGTCGAGCATCCGGCGAAAACGGCTCGCGGGTCGGTCCGAACGGGTGGCACCACTCATGGCTCAAAGCCTACCGGGCAGCGCGGACAGGATCACTTCTCGAAGCGGTAGCCCATGCCCGGCTCGGTGACGAAGTGCCGGGGGTGGGAGGGGTCGGACTCCAGCTTGCGGCGGAGCTGGGCCATGTAGACCCGCAGATAGTTGGCCTCCGTGCCGTAGGCGGGGCCCCAGACCTCCTGGAGGAGCTGCTTCTGGCTGACCAGCCGGCCGGTGTTGCGGACCAGCACCTCCAGCAGGTGCCACTCGGTGGGCGTGAGGCGTACGTCGGCGCCGTCCCGGTTGACCTTCTTGGCCGCCAGGTCGACGGTGAAGGACTCCGTCTCGACCGTGGAGGCGTCGTCCTCGGGACCGGCGGGCTGCGCCCGCCGCACCGCCGCGCGCAGCCGGGCCAGCAGCTCGTCCATGCCGAACGGCTTGGTCACGTAGTCGTCCGCCCCCGCGTCCAGCGCCTCGACCTTCTCGTCGGAGGTCTGGCGGGCGGACAGCACGATGATCGGCACCCGCGTCCAGCCGCGCAGACCGCGGATCACGTCGACCCCGTCCATGTCGGGCAGCCCGAGGTCCAGCACGACGACGTCCGGGTGGCGGGCGGCGGCGAGCTGCAGCGCGGTCGCACCGTCGTGGGCGGCGTCGACCTCGTACTTGCGGGCCCGCAGGTTGATCACGAGAGCCCGCACGATCTGCGGCTCGTCGTCGACCACGAGCACCCGGTCCATTTGTTTTCTCCTCTTTTTTGAGCGGCGAGTTCGCCGCCGCTGCGCTCAGCCACTGTCGACGGTCTACGTGCTCGGTCGCTCGTACCTCGCTCCCTGCGCGCGTCTCCCTTTCGACAGCGGCCGCTCCGCTTTGGCTCACTCACCGGACGTCGGCCGTGGGTCCGTGGTGGACGTTGACACAGAGGTGGAGGCGGCCCGGAGTGTCAGGACCATGGTCATTCCGCCGCCCGGGGTGTCCTCGGCGACCAGTGTGCCGCCCATCGCCTCGGTGAAGCCGCGGGCGACCGCGAGGCCGAGGCCCACGCCGGTGCCGCGCGGGGAGTCGCCGTAGCGCTGGAAGGGCTCGAAGATCCGGTCCTTGGCGGCGTCGGGGACGCCGGGGCCACGGTCGACGACCCGGAGTTCGACGCGGTCGCCCAGGGCGCTGGCCGCGACGAGCACCTTGGAGCCGGGCGGGCTGTACTTGACCGCGTTCTCGACCAGGTTCGCGGCGGCGCGCTCCAGCAGGCCGGGGTCGGCGGCGACCATGGGCAGGATCTCGGGGATGTCCAGCAGGACGCTGCCCTCGGGCACTCCGCCCAGCGCCATCGGGACCACCTCGTCGAGGTCGGTCGCACGCATCAGCGGGGTGACGGTGCCGGTCTGGAGGCGGGACATGTCCAGGAGGTTGCCGACGAGGTGGTCGAGCCGGTCCGCGCCGTTCTCGATGCCCTCCAGGAGCTCGGCCTCGTCCTCGGGGGACCAGGAGACGTCCACGGAGCGCAGCGAGGAGACGGCGGCCTTGATGCCGGCGAGCGGCGTGCGCAGGTCGTGCGACACGGCGGCGAGCAGCGCGGTACGGATGCGGTTGCCCTCGGCCAGCTCGCGGGCGCGGGCGGCCTCGTCCTCCAGGCGGCTGCGGTCCAGGGCCACGGCGGCCTGCGCGGCGAAGGCGGAGAGCACGCGCCGGTCGGAGGCGGGCAGCACGCGCCCGGTGAGGGCGAGCGAGAGCCGGTCGTTGACGGGCACCTCGACGTCCGCGTCCTCGGGGCGGCCGCAGGGGGCGGCGCCGACGCTCGCCGCGCAGGTCCAGGCGTCGTGCTCGCTCTCGCGCTCCAGGAAGGCGACGGAGTCCATGGCGAAGGTCTCGCGGACCCGCTCCAGCAGCGCGTCCAGGGAGCTCTCGCCGCGCAGGACGCTTCCTGCCAGGAAGGACAGGATCTCCGCCTCCGAGCGCAACCTGGCCGCCTGCTGGGTGCGGCGGGCGGCCAGGTCCACGACGGAGGCGACGGAGACGCCGACCACGACGAAGATCGCCAGCGCCAGGATGTTCTCGGGCTCGGCGATGGTGAAGGCGTGGGTGGGCGGCGTGAAGTAGTAGTTGAGCAGCAGCGATCCGCCGAGCGCCGACACGAGCGCCGGGAACAGCCCGCCGACGAGCGCCGCCGCGACCGTCAGGGCCAGGAACAGCAGCATGTCGGTGGCCAGGCCCAGGCCCGGGTGCCAGGTGGTCAGCGCCAGCGTGAGCAGCACCGGTCCCGCCGCCCCGACCAGCCAGCCGGCGACGACGCGGGAGCGGCCGAGCCGCGCGCCGCGCGCGATGGGCAGGCCGCGGCCCTTGGCGGCCTGCTCGTGGGTGACGATGTGGACGTCGAGGTCCGGGCCGGAGTCACGGGCCGCGGTCGCGCCGACGCCCGGCCCGAACACGTACTGCCAGGTCTTGCGGCGGCTGGTGCCCAGCACGATCTGGGTGGCGTTGACGCCCCGCGCGAAGTCCAGCAGCGCGGTGGGCACATCGTCGCCGACGACATGGTGGAAGGAGCCGCCGAGCTCCTCCACCAGAGTCCGCTGGACCGCCAGTTCCTTCGGCGAACCGGAGACCAGCCCGTCGCCGCTCACGATGTGCACGGCGAGGATCTCGCCGCCCGCGCCCTTGGCCGCCATGCGCGCGGCGCGGCGGATGAGGGTGCGCCCCTCCGGGCCGCCGGTGAGGCCCACGACGATGCGCTCGCGGGCCTGCCAGGTGGTGGAGATGCCGTGGTCGGCGCGGTACTGCCGGAGGTACTCGTCGACCCGGTCGGCGACCCACAGCAGGGCCAGCTCGCGCAGCGCGGTGAGGTTCCCGGGCCGGAAGTAGTTGGACAGGGCCGCGTCGACCCGGTCGGGGGCGTAGATGTTGCCGTGCGCCATGCGGCGGCGAAGCGCCTGCGGCGACATGTCGACCAGCTCGATCTGGTCGGCCCGGCGGACCACCTCGTCGGGGACGGTCTCGCGCTGCCGTACGCCCGTGATGGACTCCACGACGTCGCCGAGGGACTCCAGGTGCTGGATGTTGACCGTGGACACGACGTCTATCCCGGCCTGGAGCAGCTCCTCGACGTCCTGCCACCGCTTGGCGTTGCGCGAGCCCGGCACATTGGTGTGCGCCAGCTCGTCCACCAGGGCCACGGCCGGGCGGCGGGCGAGCACCGCGTCCACGTCCATCTCGGTGAACACGGAGTCGCGGTACTCGATCTCCCGGTGCGGCAGGATCTCCAAACCGGCCAGCAGTTCCTCGGTGCGCGGGCGCCGGTGCGGCTCGACATAGCCGACGGCCACATCGGTCCCCCGCTCCACGCGCCGGTGCGCCTCGGAGAGCATGGCGTAGGTCTTGCCCACGCCGGGCGCCGCGCCGAGGAATACGCGCAGCTTGCCCCGTGCCCCCTTTGCCGCTGTTGCCATGGTCCCATCCTCCGCTCGGCGGCCAGCCTAAGCACGGAGCCGGCGCCCGGCAGCGGCCGAGGGCCTGTGCGGGCGTCAAGGATCCGTATGGAATCGGCCGGAATCGGCGCGGCCCGGCCAAAAGGAACTGCCAACTCCGATTAATGAAACGTTGAGGAAAGTCTGTGGATCCACTCATGCGCTTGTAACAAACTCCCTGCCCATGGGACTCCTCGACAACGCCAGCAACGCCCCTTGCGGGAGCGAGAGCAAGCCGTCGGCCCGGGGAGCCACCGTCTGGCTCACCGGTCTGCCCAGCGCGGGCAAGACCACGATCGCCCAGACCCTCGCAGGACGGCTGCGCGCCGCCGGCCGCCGCGTGGAAGTGCTGGACGGCGACGAGATCCGCCGCTTCCTCTCCGCCGGCCTCGGCTTCAGCCGCGAGGACCGCGACACCAACGTCCAGCGGGTGGGCCTGGTCGCCGAGATCCTGGCCCGCAACGGCATCGTCGTCCTCGTCCCCGTCATCGCCCCCTACGCCGACAGCCGCGCGGCGGTCCGCGAGCGTCATGCGCACAGCGGCGCCTGCTTCTACGAGGTGCACGTCTCGACCCCCGTCGAGGTCTGCTCCGCCCGTGATGTGAAGGGGCTGTACGCCAGGCAGGCCGCCGGCCGGCTCACCGGGCTGACCGGCGTCGACGACCCGTACGAGGCCCCCGAGCGGCCCGACCTGCGCATCGACACCCAGGACGCGACGCCCGAGGAATCGGCCGGCGCGGTGTACGCGCTGCTGGCGGCGCGGGGACTGGTGAGCTGAGAACCCGGCCGGCGTCCGGCGGTCGGAGATCACCCGCCCGGAGTACCCGGGTCGCAAAGGGGCCCGCACCTGCGAGCAGGTGCGGGCCCCTTTGACAGCAAGCGCGAGGGTTCAGTGGACCTCGGTGATCTCCGGGCCGCGGCGCATCGGGTCGATGCCGTCGGAGAAGCGGCCCTCGGCGTCCTGGGAGACGCCCTCGGGCACCATCTGGGCGTCGTTGGGCAGCTTGAGGACGATGGGGTCGCGCGGGGCCATCGGGGATTCACCGCGCAGGACGACGGTGTCACGGAAGACGGCTTCGAGCAGCCCGGCGGCCTGGGGCTGGACTGCGCCCTGGCCGGAGATGACGCCCCGCAGGAACCAGCGGGGGCCGTCGACACCGACGAAGCGGACCAGCTGGACGCCGTTGGTGCCGTCGGGCAGTTGTACGGGGACCTGCGCGCGCAGTTCCCAGCCGAGGGGGCCCTCGACGAGGTCGACGATGCCGCCCTGCTTGGTGATGCCGGAGGCGATCTCGTCCCGTACCTCGCCCCAGATGCCCTCGGACTTGGGGGCGGCGAAGGCCTGGAGCTGGATGGCGCTGTCGCGCAGCACCACCGTGGCGGCCACGATGGACTCGCCGGCCACCTCGACCCGCAGTTCCATGCCCTCGACCCCGGGCACGAACAGTCCGCCGAGGTCGACCCGGCCCTCGCCGGGTTCCTTGACCTCGCTCACATCCCAGGGGCCGTCCGGCCGCGGGGCGGGCGGAAGGTTGTACCGACGGGACTCCCCGGAGTCGTCAACCGACTCCTCGGCGTCTTCGGCCAGCTCGTCAGCGCCATTGGCTTCGAGCTCGTCGAGGGCGTCTGCGCGCTCCTTGCGACGACGTCGGAACACGTCACTTTCCTTCCCGGTCTGCTGCGATGACCGAAGCGTATCCATTGCCGGCCTCGGGCGTTACCACCCCGCCCACCATCGAGGGATGTCCCCCGGTGGAGCCGAAGCCCCCAGTGCCCCTGGCAGAGTCCGGCAGCTCCGCGACCTCGTGGAAGCGGACCCGCTCGACCTGCTGGACGACCAGCTGGGCAATCCGGTCGCCCGGCTCGAACCGCACGCTCTCACGCGGGTCCAGGTTGACCACGATCACCTTGATCTCTCCACGGTACCCGGCATCAATGGTTCCCGGGGCATTCACCATGGCCACACCGCAGCGGGCGGCCAGTCCGCTGCGCGGGTGCACGAAGGCGGCGTACCCCTCGGGGAGCGCGATCGCCACCCCGGTGGGCAGCACCGCGCGCTCGCCGGGGGCGAGTACGGCGGCCTCGGTGGTGATCAGGTCGGCGCCCGCGTCGCCCGGCTGCCCGTACGCGGGGACGGGGACGCCGGCCTGGAGGCGCCGGAGCTGCACGTCCAGGAACGGACGGCTCACGGGTTCACCTCGAAGGCGCGGGCGACCCGTACCTGGTCGGGGTCGGCCATGGCGGCGTTGACCTCTTCCGGGCGGCCGTTGTTCGTGAAGTGTTCGAGCTTGACCTCGACGAAGAGCGCGTCCGCGCGGACCCCGACGGGCCCGTCGGGGGCGCCGATCCGGCCGGTGGCGCTCGCGTAGATCTTGCGCTTGGCGACGGCGGTGACGCGCGCGTCGAGAAAGAGGGTGCTGCCGACCGGGACGGGGCGTACGAAGTCGGTCTCCAGGCGGCCGGTGACCGCGATGGTCTGCAGCAGCCAGGCAAGCGAGCCGAGGGTCTCGTCCAGCGCGGTGGCCAGTACGCCGCCGTGGGCGAGGCCCGGGGCGCCCTGGTGGGCGGGCTGGACGGTGAACTCGGCGGTGACGCTCACCCCGTCCCCGGCCCGTGCCTGGACGTGCAGGCCGTGGGGCTGTGCCTCGCCGCACCCGAAACACTGGTCGTAGTGCGCCCCGAGCACCTCACCGGGCGCGGGCGCGTCGGGGTGCCGCACGGGCGCGGACGCGTCCGGCGGCGGGGTAAGGCTTGTCGCTCGACTCACGCGGGAGACCCTACCCTCCTGCGGGATCCTTTCCCGCCGTGTGCCCGTTGGTCCTTCCAGCACTGCGCAGCACGGCCCAGCACTGCCCAGCACTGGAGCGCCCATGAGTCCCAAGTCCGTCGTCGTCACCGGAGCCGGCAGCGGAATCGGCCTCGCCGTCACCCTTGAGCTCGCGCATGCCGGTTTCGACGTGATCGGCAGCGTGCGCAGCGAGGAGAAGGCGGACGGCCTGCGCAAGGAGGTGGAGCGGACGGGGGCGGCGGTGCGCACGGTGCTGCTCGATGTCACCGACCCGACGTCCACCGTCAGGGCCTTCACCGAGATCGCCACGATGACCGACGGCGGCCCCTGGGCGGTGGTCAACAACGCGGGT is part of the Streptomyces sp. NBC_01262 genome and harbors:
- a CDS encoding sensor histidine kinase KdpD codes for the protein MATAAKGARGKLRVFLGAAPGVGKTYAMLSEAHRRVERGTDVAVGYVEPHRRPRTEELLAGLEILPHREIEYRDSVFTEMDVDAVLARRPAVALVDELAHTNVPGSRNAKRWQDVEELLQAGIDVVSTVNIQHLESLGDVVESITGVRQRETVPDEVVRRADQIELVDMSPQALRRRMAHGNIYAPDRVDAALSNYFRPGNLTALRELALLWVADRVDEYLRQYRADHGISTTWQARERIVVGLTGGPEGRTLIRRAARMAAKGAGGEILAVHIVSGDGLVSGSPKELAVQRTLVEELGGSFHHVVGDDVPTALLDFARGVNATQIVLGTSRRKTWQYVFGPGVGATAARDSGPDLDVHIVTHEQAAKGRGLPIARGARLGRSRVVAGWLVGAAGPVLLTLALTTWHPGLGLATDMLLFLALTVAAALVGGLFPALVSALGGSLLLNYYFTPPTHAFTIAEPENILALAIFVVVGVSVASVVDLAARRTQQAARLRSEAEILSFLAGSVLRGESSLDALLERVRETFAMDSVAFLERESEHDAWTCAASVGAAPCGRPEDADVEVPVNDRLSLALTGRVLPASDRRVLSAFAAQAAVALDRSRLEDEAARARELAEGNRIRTALLAAVSHDLRTPLAGIKAAVSSLRSVDVSWSPEDEAELLEGIENGADRLDHLVGNLLDMSRLQTGTVTPLMRATDLDEVVPMALGGVPEGSVLLDIPEILPMVAADPGLLERAAANLVENAVKYSPPGSKVLVAASALGDRVELRVVDRGPGVPDAAKDRIFEPFQRYGDSPRGTGVGLGLAVARGFTEAMGGTLVAEDTPGGGMTMVLTLRAASTSVSTSTTDPRPTSGE
- the cysC gene encoding adenylyl-sulfate kinase, with the translated sequence MGLLDNASNAPCGSESKPSARGATVWLTGLPSAGKTTIAQTLAGRLRAAGRRVEVLDGDEIRRFLSAGLGFSREDRDTNVQRVGLVAEILARNGIVVLVPVIAPYADSRAAVRERHAHSGACFYEVHVSTPVEVCSARDVKGLYARQAAGRLTGLTGVDDPYEAPERPDLRIDTQDATPEESAGAVYALLAARGLVS
- a CDS encoding DUF3710 domain-containing protein, with protein sequence MDTLRSSQQTGKESDVFRRRRKERADALDELEANGADELAEDAEESVDDSGESRRYNLPPAPRPDGPWDVSEVKEPGEGRVDLGGLFVPGVEGMELRVEVAGESIVAATVVLRDSAIQLQAFAAPKSEGIWGEVRDEIASGITKQGGIVDLVEGPLGWELRAQVPVQLPDGTNGVQLVRFVGVDGPRWFLRGVISGQGAVQPQAAGLLEAVFRDTVVLRGESPMAPRDPIVLKLPNDAQMVPEGVSQDAEGRFSDGIDPMRRGPEITEVH
- the dut gene encoding dUTP diphosphatase, with protein sequence MSRPFLDVQLRRLQAGVPVPAYGQPGDAGADLITTEAAVLAPGERAVLPTGVAIALPEGYAAFVHPRSGLAARCGVAMVNAPGTIDAGYRGEIKVIVVNLDPRESVRFEPGDRIAQLVVQQVERVRFHEVAELPDSARGTGGFGSTGGHPSMVGGVVTPEAGNGYASVIAADREGK
- a CDS encoding PaaI family thioesterase, which gives rise to MSRATSLTPPPDASAPVRHPDAPAPGEVLGAHYDQCFGCGEAQPHGLHVQARAGDGVSVTAEFTVQPAHQGAPGLAHGGVLATALDETLGSLAWLLQTIAVTGRLETDFVRPVPVGSTLFLDARVTAVAKRKIYASATGRIGAPDGPVGVRADALFVEVKLEHFTNNGRPEEVNAAMADPDQVRVARAFEVNP